The Candidatus Methylarchaceae archaeon HK02M2 genome includes the window AACCTAGAGCATCCAATAGTTGCTCAAATGTCCCCCTTAAATAATCAAGATACTTTTCTGTATCAATATCATCTATTTTGGCCAAGTTTAAAGGTTTCACACCAAGCGGAGTCTTTGTTTTCACAAAAGAGATCATTTCCCCAGCCTTCACTTCCTGACCGTTTTTTTTCATCAATTTGGCAACTTTTACATGCTGAGGCTGTGTTTCAGTATATCTACTTATGTCTTTACTCATCATCACATTGAAAGCCATTTCTTCAAGAGGTATCTTTCTACTTTTAAGTTGAAGATATTTTTCACGGAGCTGTTTTTTAATGGCTTCTCTTGCCTTCCCAAAATCGTTTGGTGACTTTACTTTGCTTAGCGTATCGACAGTGTTATAAAAAGCATTCTTAATGAATGGAGGGATGTGGCGTTTCTTGCCTGTCAAACCCTTTATATCGACACTACCATCTAAAAGAACTCCAAGATAGTTTTTCTTTCTTTGACTAAAGGCTACATATAAGTAGGTCTTTTCAAGGTCAAGTTCTATCTTAAGACCGTCTTCAGCCCATTTTAAAATAATTTTTATCTGCTCTTTAGTAGGGTTCTCAAGAAAAAGTGAATCCGTATCACCATACACAACGCTTATACCCAGCTCTTTACATTTTTCTATCGTCTTAGATATCAGATACCTGCCAATAGCTGTTGTCGCTTCAGCTACAGGGAGGCAATAAAGTGGATAAATTTCTGACCCCATAACACCATAAGAAGCGTTAAGTATTACCTTAAGAGCTTGAGTAACTACATTATAGAGACTTAAATCATCAGAGCTAAGCGAAGTGTCTTTTGAGAGTGGCTTGTAGTAGTTGACCCTAAGATCTCTTAAAGATCCTATCACCAAAGATGATATGCCTTTACGATTTTTGCAAACCCATTGATCAGTTTTAGGAATTAAGTTCTTTTTACATTCTGGGTGAATACAATGTACAGTATCATACGAAAGATTATAGACTTTGATGATGCTGGGATATAGTGAAGCGAAGTCAAGAACCAATACATTAAAATGAACACCAGCTTTAGGTTCGACAACAAGAGCACCCTTGTATTTTTTTCCCTTTGTTATGGGCTTAGAGACCGCTCCACCTTTTTCTTCCATTTCTTCCTTTTTAGGGATCAAAGCATTTATTCTTCTATGTTCAAAATACATCACGCTTCTTATCCAATTTGATACGCCTATCCTTGCGACATCATCTATCGGCATCTTTGCTACCCTTCCTAGGACTATCAATAATTTCATAAGGAGGTCATCGTTGAAGCTCGTTAAATTATAGGTCATAAGAGAATCTTTGTAGCAATATTTTGCTAGCTCGTAAAGTGGTAACGAACCAAGTGAACCTTCGAACTCCATCTTTGATTCATTTATAAGAGCTTTACTCACTCCATTCAGTGTATGCTCGATATATTTATTACCAAAAGCATAAATTTGGAGAGATTTATTTCTAAAAATCTTATAAAGATCGATATGCACACCATATTTTAAATAAGCAGCATTTCTGCCCAATGAAATAGGTATTTGATCTTTAGAGAATCCAAACTTGTTCATTGCTCTATGATAAAGGTAATTTAAGTCAAAATCGTCGCCATTAAAAGTGATTAAAAATGGATAATCCAATATACGTTTAAAGACAGATGAGATGAGATCTTTTTCATTTTCGAAGAAAAAAACCTTTACTTTATCTTCTAATTTATTTTTTCCAAGCTCTAGCTTTTCCCTCCTAAGTAAATATACTTCAGAGGCTCCATCACTTCCTACGATGGAGACTGCCAGAACTGGAAACTCAGCTTTTATAGGATTAGGAATGCGTCTTTCAGCTGGCGGTAATACTTCTATATCTAAAGATGCACGACGTATGCTTGGAAGGGGTTGGCTCAATAGTTTGATCCATTCTAATATGTGAGATTTGAAATCAGGGTCCGATTTATCTAAAACCTTTTTAAGACTCTCTTTTGCACCTTTTGGAACTTCATATGATACGGGAACTATCTTTGAATCCTTCTCCTCATAAAAAGCCCCTACTATCAGACCTTTATCGTAAAGATAGCTCTCATAATATTTGATATCAGCCTCCCATGCGTCTATCATATTTCGTATGCTCTTATTTGACGATGTACCCCCTATCACAAGAGGATTATCGACTATGATCTTTGTTAGATTAACTTCAGTATCTCTTAAGAGATCTTTCTTTTTTTCGACTTTGAGATCGAGAACATCCGGTCTGTTTTTAAGGTTTTTTAAATCCTCTATTGGTAATCTAGAGTAACAATATGGCTTGTGCCTTGTATTATCATACCACAGATGGATGGTCTGAGTGTTGGGATCGTAGAACTTCAATACAGCAACTTTGGCCTCACCATCGTATGTAGCAGAGACGAGAAGAGAAGGAGGGATCGAGCGCTTTTGTGGGATTTTTGTCACGTTTAATTGATCACTCATTTTCCTCTCCATAAACACCTTTAGATTCAAGGACACATTATAGTAAAATACATTGATTAAAAAAGGTTAAATCGTCTATCTTTATAGGGTACGTTGCATTGAAGTTAAATCTCAAAAAGTTGCCTATAATCCTTGGACTGTTTTTTTTATTAACAGGGGCGATATGGGTCTTATTTGCAATATTACATGAGGGAACAATTCTGCTTGTACAACCTGGAATTGTCAATTTAATCATTGGAACTTTATTACTAATTAGGTTCGGAAAAAGATACATCAGATATCTAAGTATGGCAGCTGGTCTATATAGCTTTATTATATGTATATATCAATTCTACGCAGCATATAGCTTATTACAATTTGGCTTGACAACATTTGCAATTACATCATTAATAGGATATGGCTTAGTCTCATTAGCCTTCTTTTATGTTATCCTATTATCTTATAGGAATGCTCAAGCATTTGACATTTCTCATGTTAGTCAAAATAATGTTAAAGAATAAAAATAAATAGATTTAAATCAGTCTATCAAACATTTTTTATTATATCTTAGGTGCTTTTAAGGTTGGATTGGATTTGATGTCCTTTGGCTTGTAGTCGGCTTACTTTTATTAGTGGATATAAGCTTAGACCTCGTTGATAAGTTTAGAGAATGGAGAAAGAAACATACTAAATCATCATAATGGTATATGGAGTATCCTGTTGATAAACCCAACAATAGTAAATAATTTCCTAATGATCAATATTCGAGATATAAAAACTCACTTTAAATCTAAGAGATCGATTTTTAAGATAAATTGAAGGAGGATTAGACGCTAGTCATGGATATTGAAGAAAAGACGGAAATCATCCTTAAACCACCCACAGAAGAGGTAATTACAGTAAATCAACTTAGATCAATATTGGAGACTGAGGCACACCCAACACACTATATAGGATTTGAAATATCAGGTTTAATGCACCTTGGTACTTTGGTAATTTCGGGTTTCAAGATTAATGATTTCATTAAAGCAGGAATCAGGTGCAAAGTCTTTTTGGCTGATTGGCATAGCTACATCAACAATAAATTTGGAGGAGATTGGGATAAAATCAAATTAGCATCAAAATACTATGAAGAAGTCTTCAAGTTCTTCTGTCCTGGTGTAGAGGTTACCCATGGTTCAGAACTATACCGTGGAAATGACGATTACTGGAAGAATCTAGTAAAATTTTCAAAGCATATAACTTTGGCAAGAAACACAAGATGTTTGACGATAATGGGAAGAAGCAAAAAAGATAGACTTGATTTCGCTCAATACCTGTACCCTCCCATGCAATCTATAGATATAAAAGCAATGAACATAAGGATCGTTCATGCTGGAATGGACCAACGTAAAGTCCATGTTTTAGTCCGAGAAGTGTTCCCAAAATTAAAATGGAAAGCGCCAGTAGCCATCCACAATAGTTTACTTCCCGGTTTATCAAAGCCTCATCGTTCTGGTTTAGATGATGATTCAAAAATAGACATGCTCTTCTCAAGTAAGATGAGTAAATCTAAGCCATCTACATGCATATTTATTCATGATGATTTCTATGAAATCAAAAGGAAATTACAAAAAGCATGGTGTCCAGAAGGAGTTACGGACTATAATCCAGTTCTGGAGATGGCGAAGCAGATCGTTTTTCATGATTTTAAATCTTTAGAGATAGAAAGACCTGCCAAGTATGGTGGTTTGATTACTTTCGAGAATTTCAGTAAAGTTGAAAAGGCTTACCGTGATAGAAAACTTCATCCAACAGACTTAAAATTAGGGGTAGCAAAAGCCTTAGACAAAATACTGGATCCTATAAGATCTTATTTTAAAGATAAGCCTGAATTGTTGGAAGTCTTTAAATCGGTATGATAGGTGATTTCTACTAGTTTTTTGTAGAGTGAAATCAGTTCTAGCTTTTTGTAGATTCAATCCTTTGAAGAAAATAGAATGTGTAAATTGCTACTATTGTGATAACAACAAACAACTTCGTGGCAAAGACTAGATTCCAAGGCACTTCTGGGTTAGGAAAGGGATTCTGAAGGATATCTGGGTTCCAACTTGCCAACTCACCTAAAGCCTCTTTTGCCATTAAAGCACCCCATATGGTGAAGTTAAAAAGAACTTCATAGAAAGCCATGGCTGCTATAAAGAAAGCAATAAACATGCCTGTTTGTCGAATAAATTTTGGAATCATTAAAATCCGATTTTTCTGCAGTTCAAAGAAAGAAAACCAAAATGCTATTATTGAGGCTGCCAACCAAGTTACGGGTTTTGCATAAAAGAATACAAAAACTTCAGGTGGAGGGAACTCCACAGTAACAAAAGTCTCACCAACAACATCGACCCCTTGTACTATTCCAGCAACTATTCCATAGGTTGCAGTTATGATCATAACAACGGCTGAGACGATACAGATGATCTTGTATACTGTTCTTGTCTTCTCCTCTTCAGTAGAAAGGTCTATAAATTTCAAATTTATCGCTACCATGCTTTATACTTTTAGAATAAAAAACTTTGTTTACATTTCAATTCCTGCAGGCTTTTTTGATATCAAGGATATCTTGTGAAAGTCAATCTCTTCTACGCTGGAAGTGGACTTCAGCTGGTCCCTGATTAAGCTGAACAAGTGATTACGACCTTCTTCCTCGGCTCGTATACTATCTCTATCATGACCAATCATTCCTTTTTTTCCTTCTTGAGTATCTGTCGATATCTTCCAAGCAACAGGGGTGTATGCGCTTTAAAGTATAAACCCAAAGAACTGAGGGAAAAAATAAGGGGTAGGGACCCATGATCCCGGTCCCGATGGGCTTGGGAGTTCAAGAAAAAGAAGGGTATTAATAAATCGAAAACGCTTCACTAATAGTTAATTAGGCAATATTACAAGGATGTGTTGATGATCATTTTTGATCCCTATCAATAAACCCTTGATGAGTGAGGAAGAAATAGTAGAAGTGATGAACGTCTTCAAGAGTGGTAAGCTCACAGATTCCAGCTTGGATGGAAGTATTATGGTAAAAAATTTCGAAAAGACTTTTGCCAACTTCATTGGTACAAAGTATGCTGTAGCTTTAAATTCTTGTACTTCAGCATTACTCGCATCTCTAGTCGCATTAAATATTGGTTATAATGATGAGGTTCTCGTTCCCTCCTTCACCTTTGTTGCTACAGCTAATGCTGTTCTTGCTGTAGGTGCAAAACCTGTTTTTGTAGATATTGATCTGAATGACTACACTATTGATGTAACCGACCTTGAAAAAAAGATAGGTAAAAAATGCAAAGCAGTGATCCCTGTCCATCTCTATGGCCATCCTGCCAATATGGGTTCTATAATTAAATTAGCCAGAGAGCATGATTTATTTGTAATCGAGGATGCTGCGCAATCTCTTGGAGCATCATATAAAGGTCAAAAAACTGGCGCAATTGGTAATCTAGGTTGTTTCAGCTTCTACTCTACCAAAGTTATAACATGTGGTGAAGGTGGAGCTATAACGACAAACGATGAAGATTTGTATAATAAATTGAAAATGATTAGAAATCATGGCTTGGTTAGCGATCATAATCCAAAAATATTAGGTTTCAATTTTAGGATGACTGAAATTGGGGCTGCTTTAATCAAGACTCAGATGAAAAGGGTCGAGACGTTTTTAAATATAAGACGAAAAAATGCCCATAAGCTCTCAGAATCCCTTAGTGGGTTAGATGGAATAAAGTTACCCAGAGAAAAAGCGGACTGTGTTAATAATTGGTATCTTTATACGATCTTTATAGAGAAAAACCGAGATAAGGTTTTAGAAAACCTCAATAAAAGAGGACTTGGAGCCACTGTGTATTATAAAATACCCCTCCATAAAACTTATCTTTACACGCGGCTTGGTTATGGTGATATATCACTTCCTAACACTATATTAGCATCGGATCATGTCATTTCGCTTCCAGTTCACCCAGGTCTTACAGATAACGATCTTTCTGTAATTACTTATTCGGTTAAAGAAGCTTTGAAAATTTACTATAGAAACTAAATTATTTTAATAAGAGTGTTAAAAATGGCTCGAATCTCTGTATTGATCCCAACCTATAATGAACGGGATAACATCTCCACACTTATAGATGAAATCTTCAACTACATCTCTAGGTTTCCCTACGATGTGCATATAGTAGTCATAGATGACAATAGCTCGGATGGAACGGGGCAAATTGTAGCAAAAATAGCTAAGAATAACGATCAAGTCCACTTATTATCGAGACCTGGCAAGTATGGATTGGGATCAGCCTACATCCATGGTTTTAGATGGTCTGAGTCAAATCTTTCACCTCATATCTTTGTTCAAATGGATGCTGATTTTTCTCACCCCCCAAGATACTTGACAACTCTTATCAAAAATGCTCTTTCAGGATATGATGTAGTCATAGGTTCTAGGTATATTGAAGGCGGTGGATCTGTTTCTTGGTCATTACATCGTAAAATCATAAGCATGTGTGCAAATTCAATAACGCGTTTGATGGTTAAAATAAGGGAGAAAGATGCTACTAGCGGATTCAGGGCACTAAGTAGGAGGGCGGTACACACTCTACTTAACTTTGATTTAAATAGCAAGGGTTATGCCTACCAGATTGAGAGTCTTTTCTTGTACTCTAGATTGGGCCTATCTATCAAGGAAATTCCTATTTTATTTTTTGAAAGAAGAAAGGGAGCTACAAAACTTTCAATTTTAGACATCTTAAATTTTATCTATCTAGTTCTAATTATGAACGTAAGTAAATCAAAGGCAATTAAGCAATTTAAGGATATACAAAGACAATACAAGGGTAACTTCAAATACTAGTCAATAGATAGGTAAAGTATTATGAGTAATTCTGAAATCAAGAAAGTCTTTGGAGGAGTTGTATACGAGTGCGTCCGATGTAGTACAAAAGTTACGGCTGAAGAACTTGCTCAACTGCCAGAAATTAAGTGTATCTGTGGCTATAGAATACTAAAAAAGGTTAGGCCCCCCATAGTCAAGCAGGTAAAAGCAATCTGATCGATGAAAACCACTCCATTTTTATATCTTAGGTGAAGTTTCGACTAATGTCGATCG containing:
- a CDS encoding tyrosine--tRNA ligase, coding for MDIEEKTEIILKPPTEEVITVNQLRSILETEAHPTHYIGFEISGLMHLGTLVISGFKINDFIKAGIRCKVFLADWHSYINNKFGGDWDKIKLASKYYEEVFKFFCPGVEVTHGSELYRGNDDYWKNLVKFSKHITLARNTRCLTIMGRSKKDRLDFAQYLYPPMQSIDIKAMNIRIVHAGMDQRKVHVLVREVFPKLKWKAPVAIHNSLLPGLSKPHRSGLDDDSKIDMLFSSKMSKSKPSTCIFIHDDFYEIKRKLQKAWCPEGVTDYNPVLEMAKQIVFHDFKSLEIERPAKYGGLITFENFSKVEKAYRDRKLHPTDLKLGVAKALDKILDPIRSYFKDKPELLEVFKSV
- a CDS encoding DegT/DnrJ/EryC1/StrS family aminotransferase, producing MIPINKPLMSEEEIVEVMNVFKSGKLTDSSLDGSIMVKNFEKTFANFIGTKYAVALNSCTSALLASLVALNIGYNDEVLVPSFTFVATANAVLAVGAKPVFVDIDLNDYTIDVTDLEKKIGKKCKAVIPVHLYGHPANMGSIIKLAREHDLFVIEDAAQSLGASYKGQKTGAIGNLGCFSFYSTKVITCGEGGAITTNDEDLYNKLKMIRNHGLVSDHNPKILGFNFRMTEIGAALIKTQMKRVETFLNIRRKNAHKLSESLSGLDGIKLPREKADCVNNWYLYTIFIEKNRDKVLENLNKRGLGATVYYKIPLHKTYLYTRLGYGDISLPNTILASDHVISLPVHPGLTDNDLSVITYSVKEALKIYYRN
- a CDS encoding polyprenol monophosphomannose synthase, whose translation is MARISVLIPTYNERDNISTLIDEIFNYISRFPYDVHIVVIDDNSSDGTGQIVAKIAKNNDQVHLLSRPGKYGLGSAYIHGFRWSESNLSPHIFVQMDADFSHPPRYLTTLIKNALSGYDVVIGSRYIEGGGSVSWSLHRKIISMCANSITRLMVKIREKDATSGFRALSRRAVHTLLNFDLNSKGYAYQIESLFLYSRLGLSIKEIPILFFERRKGATKLSILDILNFIYLVLIMNVSKSKAIKQFKDIQRQYKGNFKY
- a CDS encoding DNA-directed DNA polymerase I; protein product: MSDQLNVTKIPQKRSIPPSLLVSATYDGEAKVAVLKFYDPNTQTIHLWYDNTRHKPYCYSRLPIEDLKNLKNRPDVLDLKVEKKKDLLRDTEVNLTKIIVDNPLVIGGTSSNKSIRNMIDAWEADIKYYESYLYDKGLIVGAFYEEKDSKIVPVSYEVPKGAKESLKKVLDKSDPDFKSHILEWIKLLSQPLPSIRRASLDIEVLPPAERRIPNPIKAEFPVLAVSIVGSDGASEVYLLRREKLELGKNKLEDKVKVFFFENEKDLISSVFKRILDYPFLITFNGDDFDLNYLYHRAMNKFGFSKDQIPISLGRNAAYLKYGVHIDLYKIFRNKSLQIYAFGNKYIEHTLNGVSKALINESKMEFEGSLGSLPLYELAKYCYKDSLMTYNLTSFNDDLLMKLLIVLGRVAKMPIDDVARIGVSNWIRSVMYFEHRRINALIPKKEEMEEKGGAVSKPITKGKKYKGALVVEPKAGVHFNVLVLDFASLYPSIIKVYNLSYDTVHCIHPECKKNLIPKTDQWVCKNRKGISSLVIGSLRDLRVNYYKPLSKDTSLSSDDLSLYNVVTQALKVILNASYGVMGSEIYPLYCLPVAEATTAIGRYLISKTIEKCKELGISVVYGDTDSLFLENPTKEQIKIILKWAEDGLKIELDLEKTYLYVAFSQRKKNYLGVLLDGSVDIKGLTGKKRHIPPFIKNAFYNTVDTLSKVKSPNDFGKAREAIKKQLREKYLQLKSRKIPLEEMAFNVMMSKDISRYTETQPQHVKVAKLMKKNGQEVKAGEMISFVKTKTPLGVKPLNLAKIDDIDTEKYLDYLRGTFEQLLDALG